The Fulvivirga ligni genome window below encodes:
- a CDS encoding adenylate/guanylate cyclase domain-containing protein, whose translation MSKKVKLYTIILVYWVTIVDMVAYFGLSSIRGFVEVAAIDVKSLQSPLITYWVSPFQIYESTLFGIFFGVLFIAVNELSDRLEVQRLSFGRVILMKSSIYLSGFIVSLCLVYFIMSQFSFFPKAELEQLRAEKSVFVLLILAFFFVGFQIVLINFMLQTVIKFGTNNLFNILSGKYRTPIVESRVFLFMDLKSSTTYAERLGSIKYSNMIKDCIDEINRIVDDYHADIYQYVGDEIVLTWKKDSLSDSSCLNIYFAFQNNLKKKGSYYQERYGVVPEFKAGIHGGDVTVAEIGNVKRDIAYYGDVLNTASRLQSICNDYGEHMLISRTLLNQLSSNSYEYGNLGKLQLKGKVEAVDVVSVRER comes from the coding sequence ATGAGTAAAAAAGTAAAACTATATACCATCATTTTGGTCTATTGGGTAACCATAGTAGATATGGTGGCCTATTTTGGATTATCCAGTATCAGAGGTTTTGTGGAAGTGGCCGCTATAGATGTGAAGTCATTACAAAGTCCTTTAATCACCTACTGGGTGTCTCCCTTTCAGATTTATGAAAGTACTTTGTTCGGAATATTTTTTGGCGTTTTATTCATTGCAGTTAATGAGCTTTCAGATAGGCTCGAAGTACAGCGGTTAAGCTTTGGAAGAGTCATTCTCATGAAGAGTAGCATCTATCTGTCAGGGTTTATAGTCAGTTTATGTCTCGTCTATTTTATTATGAGCCAGTTTAGCTTCTTTCCTAAAGCTGAACTGGAGCAGTTGCGAGCGGAAAAATCTGTCTTTGTATTACTGATCCTTGCCTTCTTTTTTGTAGGCTTTCAAATTGTGCTTATCAACTTTATGCTTCAAACCGTTATTAAGTTTGGTACAAATAACCTTTTTAACATACTGTCTGGTAAATATAGAACACCAATTGTAGAGAGCAGAGTCTTTCTTTTTATGGATTTAAAGTCTTCTACCACCTATGCAGAAAGATTGGGTAGCATAAAATACTCCAACATGATTAAGGATTGTATCGATGAGATTAATCGGATTGTAGATGATTATCATGCTGATATTTACCAGTATGTAGGTGACGAAATAGTCCTTACCTGGAAAAAGGATTCACTTTCTGATTCTTCTTGCTTAAATATTTATTTTGCCTTTCAGAACAACTTAAAAAAGAAGGGCAGTTATTATCAGGAAAGATATGGAGTGGTCCCTGAATTTAAAGCCGGCATCCATGGTGGAGATGTAACAGTAGCCGAGATTGGTAACGTAAAACGCGATATTGCCTACTATGGTGACGTTCTGAACACGGCTTCCAGACTACAGTCAATCTGTAATGATTATGGTGAGCATATGCTTATATCCAGAACGCTGCTAAATCAGCTTTCTTCAAATAGCTATGAGTACGGTAATTTAGGAAAGCTACAATTGAAAGGGAAGGTAGAAGCAGTGGATGTAGTGTCTGTTAGAGAAAGGTAA
- the gldJ gene encoding gliding motility lipoprotein GldJ — protein MKRTASFFKSALLVVSGSMLLTSCFMGGSSRPTSVHPGAVSTATGLAYNDEDNNGFMVNPYAGQPEGPNLRFIEGGRAVIGSYEEDLLKRRDNIERTVSVASFYMDETEIANIHWLEYLHYLNVSDSSREVYMSALPDTSVWVSRLAYNDPYVDHYLRYPGFRYFPVVGVSWVQANNYSEWRTRAVNMKLAEDAGEEYAETDGRIPLESGVVLPNYRLPSEAEWEYAAAALIGTQWLDENQTHQRVYPWDGHALRNPYGKEMGYFLANFKRGRGDYAGIAGKLNDGALITSYIYEFPPNDFGLYNMAGNVSEWVLDVYRPMSFQDFDDLNPIRRDGYMDETRNAATGEQYYNSDRENNPEGFTSLITDEARVYKGGSWKDVAYWMSPGTRRYLDQDSSTATIGFRCAMIRAGSNY, from the coding sequence ATGAAAAGAACTGCAAGCTTTTTTAAAAGTGCTTTGTTAGTTGTCAGTGGTTCAATGTTACTTACTTCTTGTTTTATGGGTGGAAGCAGTAGACCTACCAGTGTGCACCCAGGAGCAGTGAGTACAGCCACAGGATTGGCTTATAATGATGAAGATAATAACGGTTTCATGGTTAACCCATACGCCGGTCAACCAGAAGGTCCGAACTTACGCTTCATAGAAGGTGGACGTGCTGTTATCGGTTCTTATGAAGAAGATCTTCTTAAAAGAAGGGATAACATTGAAAGAACAGTTTCAGTGGCTTCATTCTACATGGATGAAACTGAAATTGCCAACATTCACTGGTTAGAATACCTACATTACTTAAACGTATCTGATTCTTCAAGAGAGGTTTATATGTCAGCTTTACCTGATACTTCAGTATGGGTGAGCAGATTAGCATATAATGACCCTTATGTAGATCATTACTTAAGATACCCTGGTTTCAGATATTTCCCTGTGGTAGGTGTAAGCTGGGTACAAGCTAATAATTACTCAGAGTGGAGAACCAGAGCTGTAAACATGAAGCTTGCAGAAGATGCAGGTGAAGAGTATGCAGAAACTGATGGTAGAATTCCATTGGAGTCTGGTGTAGTTCTTCCAAACTATAGATTACCTTCTGAGGCTGAGTGGGAATATGCTGCTGCTGCCTTGATCGGTACTCAGTGGCTAGATGAAAACCAAACACACCAAAGAGTTTACCCTTGGGACGGTCACGCACTAAGAAATCCTTATGGAAAAGAAATGGGTTACTTCTTAGCTAACTTCAAAAGAGGTAGAGGTGACTACGCTGGTATCGCCGGTAAATTAAATGATGGAGCATTAATTACTTCTTACATATATGAGTTCCCTCCAAATGATTTCGGTCTTTATAACATGGCTGGAAACGTAAGTGAGTGGGTACTTGACGTTTACCGTCCTATGTCATTCCAGGATTTTGATGATCTTAACCCTATCAGAAGAGATGGTTATATGGATGAGACTAGAAATGCAGCTACTGGTGAGCAGTATTACAACAGTGATAGAGAGAATAATCCTGAAGGTTTCACTTCATTAATCACTGACGAAGCAAGAGTTTATAAAGGTGGATCTTGGAAAGACGTTGCATATTGGATGTCTCCAGGTACCAGAAGATATTTAGATCAAGATTCTTCAACAGCTACTATCGGATTTAGATGTGCGATGATCAGAGCTGGATCTAACTACTAA
- a CDS encoding GAF domain-containing protein produces the protein MIRYWEANLEGNQIFSGFLAEKIEDLLAEAPELREPIEDLSIIDKHHELIGLLMSVIFPPALIETEIAAAILPFNFEGVYATPNYQKLLPINSLRDDLTTNLPNNDIITGKITMACIYILNKFYGTNLQMDQPILVTIPDEKTGLKKVYKIDVNTQFVDVISKGQPKEIDKKTINMLLSHMHDTDLWLKHINPENYEFQGFTVMRLTDVTTEEMLSAVKYDLLKKNAVTDGDSFISIREKIRSIFNMPDLQLGLSYFDPNYNIISNYGENNWSSFVMTAEDDNLDCEHLVDSIYVRAYTEKKPVIVEDLKEYESCGCIESTLVKKGIENVVVAPLIHEGLVLGIIELGSPEAGKLNALTASRLYNVMPMFTAAVRRVLADMQTEVRALIQEECTAIHPTVEWKFIESGFDLMHKRRKGLPAKFDNIVFPKVYPIYGLADIRNSSGERAYAIQQDLTNNLKQVQKVLQDIIAVKNMPILNEINYRVEQYINKISRGLNSGDESVILEFLREEVASTFNFFKKDELLRPIIKNYEKLLDPQLGVIYDKRKNFEESLTMINEHITSYLDKVEHDAQEIFPHYYEKYKTDGVEYNIYLGGSLVQDHKFDPIYLRNFRLWQLIIQCEIAVNINQLKSSLPKQLDITQLILVHGEPLSIKFRRDEKHFDVDGAYNISYEIVKKRIDKAFIKNTEERLTQPGKIAIVYTQQKEATEYVGYIQYLQSIGYLDDDIEFVELEELQGAHGLKAIRVGINLDAKAKDFEGELLKDVLVGITA, from the coding sequence TTGATACGGTATTGGGAAGCTAACCTGGAAGGTAATCAAATATTTTCCGGTTTCTTGGCAGAGAAAATTGAAGATCTGCTAGCCGAAGCTCCTGAACTTAGGGAGCCGATTGAAGATTTAAGTATTATAGATAAACATCATGAGCTAATTGGATTACTCATGAGTGTTATATTCCCTCCTGCTTTGATTGAAACTGAAATAGCCGCTGCTATTTTACCTTTCAACTTTGAGGGCGTATATGCCACTCCAAACTACCAAAAATTACTTCCCATTAACAGTTTAAGGGATGATTTAACAACGAATTTGCCTAACAATGATATTATCACTGGCAAAATCACAATGGCATGCATTTATATTCTAAACAAATTTTATGGCACAAATTTACAAATGGATCAACCCATCCTGGTAACTATTCCGGATGAAAAAACTGGCTTAAAAAAGGTCTACAAAATAGATGTGAACACTCAATTTGTAGATGTTATTAGCAAGGGCCAACCCAAAGAAATTGATAAAAAAACCATCAATATGCTCCTCAGCCATATGCATGATACTGATTTATGGTTGAAGCATATTAATCCTGAAAATTATGAGTTTCAGGGCTTCACGGTAATGAGGCTTACTGATGTAACTACAGAAGAAATGCTCTCGGCGGTGAAATATGATCTTTTGAAAAAGAACGCTGTAACCGATGGTGATAGCTTTATTTCAATCAGAGAGAAGATCAGATCTATTTTCAATATGCCTGACTTGCAGCTGGGCTTATCCTATTTTGACCCTAATTATAATATTATTTCTAATTATGGTGAAAATAACTGGAGCAGCTTCGTAATGACAGCAGAAGATGATAATCTTGACTGTGAACATTTAGTAGATTCCATATATGTAAGAGCCTACACAGAGAAAAAACCTGTAATTGTAGAAGACCTGAAAGAATATGAGAGCTGCGGCTGTATAGAAAGTACACTTGTAAAGAAAGGTATTGAAAATGTGGTGGTAGCACCGCTTATTCACGAAGGTCTTGTTTTAGGAATTATTGAGCTAGGAAGCCCTGAGGCCGGAAAGCTGAACGCACTGACAGCCTCCAGGTTATATAATGTTATGCCGATGTTTACAGCAGCAGTGCGCAGAGTATTGGCTGATATGCAAACCGAGGTAAGAGCGTTGATTCAAGAGGAATGTACTGCCATTCACCCAACGGTAGAATGGAAATTTATAGAAAGCGGGTTTGACTTGATGCATAAGCGCCGCAAAGGCTTGCCTGCCAAGTTTGATAACATAGTTTTCCCAAAGGTATATCCTATATATGGTTTAGCTGATATTCGAAACTCCAGTGGTGAAAGAGCTTATGCTATTCAGCAGGACTTGACTAATAACCTGAAACAAGTACAGAAAGTACTTCAGGATATTATAGCGGTAAAAAACATGCCTATCCTAAATGAAATTAATTATAGGGTAGAACAGTATATTAACAAGATATCCAGAGGTCTTAATTCTGGTGATGAATCAGTAATTCTTGAGTTTCTGAGGGAAGAAGTTGCCAGCACTTTCAACTTCTTCAAAAAGGATGAGCTCCTTAGACCAATTATTAAAAACTACGAGAAGTTGCTTGATCCTCAGTTGGGTGTGATTTATGATAAGCGAAAGAATTTTGAAGAAAGCTTAACTATGATAAATGAGCACATAACCAGCTACCTGGACAAGGTGGAACATGATGCTCAGGAGATCTTTCCACATTATTATGAGAAGTACAAAACTGATGGCGTAGAGTATAATATTTACCTGGGAGGTTCATTAGTGCAGGATCATAAATTTGACCCAATCTATCTAAGAAACTTTAGGTTATGGCAACTGATCATTCAGTGCGAAATCGCTGTAAATATTAATCAACTTAAAAGCTCTTTGCCTAAGCAATTAGACATCACCCAACTCATTCTTGTTCATGGTGAACCATTATCTATTAAGTTTAGAAGAGACGAGAAACACTTTGATGTAGATGGCGCATATAATATTAGCTATGAAATAGTTAAAAAGAGGATTGATAAGGCCTTCATAAAAAATACCGAAGAAAGACTCACTCAGCCAGGAAAAATAGCTATAGTTTACACTCAGCAGAAGGAGGCTACCGAGTATGTTGGTTATATTCAGTATCTGCAATCCATCGGTTATCTTGATGATGACATCGAGTTTGTAGAGCTAGAAGAACTTCAGGGGGCTCATGGTTTAAAAGCCATAAGAGTAGGAATTAATCTTGATGCCAAGGCTAAAGATTTTGAAGGAGAGCTACTAAAAGATGTATTGGTCGGAATAACTGCTTAA